In the Malus domestica chromosome 16, GDT2T_hap1 genome, one interval contains:
- the LOC103403471 gene encoding sodium/hydrogen exchanger 8-like isoform X1: MATVTAWQLPCRILTAAEEEEDSSSDPTNAVAFVGMCLLIGIACRHLLRGTRVPYTVALLILGIGLGSIEYGTHHRLGRIGDGIRIWANIDPDLLLAVFLPALLFESSFSMEVHQIKRCMVQMMILAGPGVLISTFVLGSALKLTFPYDWSWKTSLLLGGLLSATDPVAVIALLKELGASKKLSTIIEGESMMNDGIAIVVYQLFYQMVLGRSYDWAAIIKFLTQVTFGSVGIGLAFGIVSVLWLMFIFNDTVIEITLTLAVSYVAYFIAQESVGVSGVLTVTTLGMFYAAVARTAFKSESQQSLHHFWEMVAYIANTLVFILSGVIIAEGVLSSENIFDHGKSWLYLILLYVYVQIARFIVVAVSFPLLRYFGYGLDWKEAIILIWSGLRGAVALSLSLSVKQTSDSSSLISSGTGVLFVFFTGGIVFLTLVVNGSTTHFILRLLDLDKLSAAKRRMLEYTKYEMLNKALEAFGDLGDDEELGPADWPSVKRYIAIDVDTETVHPHDASESDNSNNPHVTNLKDIRERLLNGVQAAYWNMLDEGRITQSTANILMQSVDESIDLVSREPLCDWKGLKAHVRFPNYYKFLQTSIFPQKLVTYLTVERLESACYICASFLRAHRIARQELHDFIVLIYSGDSEVASIVINESEAEGEEAKKFLEDVRVTFPQVLRVVKTRQVTFSALNQLTEYLQNLEKVGMLEEKETLHLHDAVQTDMKKLLRNPPSVKIQKINDLISLHPLTGALPPSVREPVEASTKETMKLCGVTLYEEGSKPTGIWFLSTGVVKWTSKSIKNKHSLHPTFAHGSTLGLYEALTGKPYICDMITDSVVLCFCIETHKINSMLRSDPSVEDFLWQESSIALLKLFLPQIFEKMAMQDLRALVAERSVMTIYLRDKSFEIPYRSIGFLLEGFVKIQGVQEELITSPAPLFPSHGYQSFQNLETSGTRVASFPHKGSSYLVETRSRVIIFDMAAFESDSALIRRSSPFVSSAVDHHPHGSFTGEHSGLMSWPERISKAKQQKQNPEGIDQQNNSLSARAMQLSIYGSMVNVNQRRRARSFSRSGPINPSHAVSYPSMPSYQGRSHNVSYPSVPSHHGRPLVSVRSEGATTVRKNLEVRKFTG; this comes from the exons ATGGCGACGGTGACGGCATGGCAGTTACCGTGCAGAATATTGACAGcggcggaggaagaagaagatagtTCGTCAGACCCGACGAACGCAGTGGCGTTCGTGGGGATGTGTTTGCTGATAGGAATCGCCTGCAGGCATCTGTTGCGCGGTACCAGAGTTCCCTACACTGTCGCTCTGCTCATCCTTGGCATTGGCCTCGGCTCCATag AATATGGCACACATCATCGACTGGGGAGGATTGGAGATGGAATTCGAATTT GGGCAAATATTGATCCTGACCTTCTATTGGCTGTTTTTCTGCCTGCCCTTCTTTTCGAGAGTTCGTTTTCTATGGAGGTGCACCAAATAAAG AGGTGTATGGTACAAATGATGATACTAGCTGGTCCCGGTGTTCTAATATCAACCTTTGTCCTTGGATCTGCTTTGAAG CTCACTTTCCCTTACGACTGGAGTTGGAAAACATCACTGCTCCTTGGGGGGCTTCTTAGCGCCACCGATCCTGTGGCTGTTATTGCTCTGTTAAAAGAGCTTGGTGCTAGCAAAAAATTGAGTACGATAATTGAAGGAGAATCCATGATGAATGATGG GATAGCAATTGTCGTGTATCAGTTATTTTATCAAATGGTCCTTGGAAGGAGCTATGACTGGGCCGCCATAATTAAATTTCTCACTCAAGTCACATTTGGATC TGTAGGCATTGGTCTTGCATTTGGCATAGTATCTGTACTTTGGCTCATGTTCATTTTCAATGACACCGTGATAGAGATCACACTAACACTTGCTGTCAGCTACGTTGCTTACTTCATT GCTCAAGAGAGTGTTGGCGTTTCTGGTGTCTTGACGGTGACGACTTTAGGAAT GTTTTATGCTGCGGTTGCAAGGACAGCTTTTAAGAGTGAAAGCCAACAAAGTTTACACCATTTCTG GGAAATGGTTGCTTATATTGCTAATACCTTAGTTTTCATATTGAG tGGAGTTATTATAGCTGAAGGTGTTCTTAGCAGTGAAAATATTTTCGATCATG gAAAATCTTGGTTGTACCTCATTCTTCTCTATGTTTATGTACAAATTGCCCGGTTCATAGTGGTTGCAGTTTCATTTCCCCTTCTCCGGTATTTTGGCTATGGTTTGGACTGGAAAGAGGCTATAATCCTTATATGGTCAGGTCTGCGAGGGGCTGTAGCATTGTCACTTTCACTGTCAGTGAAG CAAACTAGTGACAGCTCTTCACTTATCAGTTCTGGCACAGGAGTCCTG TTTGTTTTCTTCACTGGTGGAATTGTCTTCTTGACACTAGTTGTGAATGGTTCCACCACACATTTCATTTTACGCCTTCTAGATCTGGACAAGCTATCGGCAGCTAAG AGGCGCATGCTGGAGTACACAAAATATGAAATGTTGAACAAAGCATTAGAGGCTTTTGGTGATCTTGGAGATGACGAGGAGTTGGGACCTGCTGACTGGCCCTCTGTGAAAAGATATATTGCAATTGATGTTGATACCGAAACTGTACACCCTCACGATGCTTCAGAAAGTGATAATAGTAATAATCCGCACGTTACAAATTTGAAGGATATACGTGAACGTCTTTTGAATG GAGTCCAAGCTGCTTACTGGAACATGCTTGATGAGGGAAGGATTACACAATCTACTGCAAATATTTTGATGCAATCAGTAGACGAATCAATTGACTTGGTTTCACGTGAGCCTTTATGCGACTGGAAAGGTTTAAAAGCTCATGTTCGTTTCCCGAATTACTATAAGTTCCTTCAAACTAGCATTTTCCCCCAGAAATTGGTAACCTATTTGACTGTGGAAAGGCTGGAATCTGCATGTTACATTTGTGCTTCCTTTCTCCGTGCCCATAGAATTGCAAGGCAGGAACTTCATGATTTCATAG TGCTTATCTATTCAGGTGATAGTGAAGTTGCTTCAATCGTCATTAATGAAAGTGAGGCAGAAGGAGAAGAAGCAAAAAAGTTTCTGGAAGATGTTCGTGTCACATTTCCTCAG GTTTTGCGTGTTGTGAAAACAAGACAAGTAACATTCTCAGCTCTAAACCAGTTAACTGAATATCTCCAAAACCTAGAGAAGGTTGGCATGTTGGAAGAAAAAGAGACGCTTCATCTTCATGACGCAGTCCAG ACTGATATGAAAAAGCTTCTACGGAATCCTCCATCAGTAAAGATCCAAAAGATAAATGATTTGATTAGTCTCCATCCTCTAACGGGGGCTCTTCCGCCTTCAGTTCGTGAACCAGTTGAAGCTTCTACCAAGGAAACCATGAAATTGTGTGGTGTGACGCTTTACGAGGAGGGATCCAAGCCTACTGGTATTTGGTTTCTTTCCACTGGTGTAGTAAAG TGGACAAGTAAGAGCATAAAAAACAAGCACTCGCTGCATCCAACTTTTGCTCACGGGAGTACTTTGGGCCTGTATGAAGCGCTAACCGGAAAGCCCTACATTTGTGACATGATCACAGATTCTGTGGTTCTCTGCTTTTGCATTGAAACTCATAAGATAAATTCAATGCTCCGGTCTGATCCGTCGGTCGAAGACTTCCTCTGGCAG gaaaGTTCTATTGCTCTTTTGAAACTTTTCCTTCCACAAATATTTGAGAAAATGGCAATGCAAGATTTGAGAGCTCTTGTTGCGGAAAGGTCAGTGATGACGATTTACCTAAGGGACAAATCTTTTGAAATTCCGTACCGTTCCATTGGATTTCTGTTAGAGGGTTTCGTTAAAATCCAAGGTGTCCAAGAAGAACTGATCACATCACCTGCACCTCTATTCCCCTCACATGGTTATCAGAGCTTCCAGAATCTGGAAACATCAG GCACCAGGGTAGCCAGTTTTCCTCATAAAGGATCCAGTTACCTTGTTGAAACAAGATCGAGAGTGATTATATTCGACATGGCAGCATTTGAATCTGACAGTGCTCTGATTAGACGCTCATCCCCATTTGTATCAAGTGCAGTTGATCATCATCCTCATGGGTCTTTTACTGGAGAGCATAGTGGTCTTATGAGTTGGCCTGAACGAATTTCCAAAGCAAAGCAACAAAAGCAGAACCCCGAAGGGATTGACCAACAAAACAACAGCTTGTCTGCGAGGGCGATGCAGTTAAGCATTTATGGCAGTATG GTGAATGTGAATCAGAGGAGGCGTGCTCGAAGTTTTTCGAGAAGTGGTCCGATTAATCCATCACACGCCGTGTCATATCCAAGCATGCCATCATATCAAGGCCGTTCACACAATGTATCATATCCGAGTGTTCCATCACATCACGGCCGTCCGCTGGTTTCAGTCAGATCAGAAGGGGCAACAACTGTGAGAAAGAACCTTGAAGTGAGAAAATTCACGGGCTAA
- the LOC103403471 gene encoding sodium/hydrogen exchanger 8-like isoform X2 — MATVTAWQLPCRILTAAEEEEDSSSDPTNAVAFVGMCLLIGIACRHLLRGTRVPYTVALLILGIGLGSIEYGTHHRLGRIGDGIRIWANIDPDLLLAVFLPALLFESSFSMEVHQIKRCMVQMMILAGPGVLISTFVLGSALKLTFPYDWSWKTSLLLGGLLSATDPVAVIALLKELGASKKLSTIIEGESMMNDGIAIVVYQLFYQMVLGRSYDWAAIIKFLTQVTFGSVGIGLAFGIVSVLWLMFIFNDTVIEITLTLAVSYVAYFIAQESVGVSGVLTVTTLGMFYAAVARTAFKSESQQSLHHFWEMVAYIANTLVFILSGVIIAEGVLSSENIFDHGKSWLYLILLYVYVQIARFIVVAVSFPLLRYFGYGLDWKEAIILIWSGLRGAVALSLSLSVKQTSDSSSLISSGTGVLFVFFTGGIVFLTLVVNGSTTHFILRLLDLDKLSAAKRRMLEYTKYEMLNKALEAFGDLGDDEELGPADWPSVKRYIAIDVDTETVHPHDASESDNSNNPHVTNLKDIRERLLNGVQAAYWNMLDEGRITQSTANILMQSVDESIDLVSREPLCDWKGLKAHVRFPNYYKFLQTSIFPQKLVTYLTVERLESACYICASFLRAHRIARQELHDFIGDSEVASIVINESEAEGEEAKKFLEDVRVTFPQVLRVVKTRQVTFSALNQLTEYLQNLEKVGMLEEKETLHLHDAVQTDMKKLLRNPPSVKIQKINDLISLHPLTGALPPSVREPVEASTKETMKLCGVTLYEEGSKPTGIWFLSTGVVKWTSKSIKNKHSLHPTFAHGSTLGLYEALTGKPYICDMITDSVVLCFCIETHKINSMLRSDPSVEDFLWQESSIALLKLFLPQIFEKMAMQDLRALVAERSVMTIYLRDKSFEIPYRSIGFLLEGFVKIQGVQEELITSPAPLFPSHGYQSFQNLETSGTRVASFPHKGSSYLVETRSRVIIFDMAAFESDSALIRRSSPFVSSAVDHHPHGSFTGEHSGLMSWPERISKAKQQKQNPEGIDQQNNSLSARAMQLSIYGSMVNVNQRRRARSFSRSGPINPSHAVSYPSMPSYQGRSHNVSYPSVPSHHGRPLVSVRSEGATTVRKNLEVRKFTG; from the exons ATGGCGACGGTGACGGCATGGCAGTTACCGTGCAGAATATTGACAGcggcggaggaagaagaagatagtTCGTCAGACCCGACGAACGCAGTGGCGTTCGTGGGGATGTGTTTGCTGATAGGAATCGCCTGCAGGCATCTGTTGCGCGGTACCAGAGTTCCCTACACTGTCGCTCTGCTCATCCTTGGCATTGGCCTCGGCTCCATag AATATGGCACACATCATCGACTGGGGAGGATTGGAGATGGAATTCGAATTT GGGCAAATATTGATCCTGACCTTCTATTGGCTGTTTTTCTGCCTGCCCTTCTTTTCGAGAGTTCGTTTTCTATGGAGGTGCACCAAATAAAG AGGTGTATGGTACAAATGATGATACTAGCTGGTCCCGGTGTTCTAATATCAACCTTTGTCCTTGGATCTGCTTTGAAG CTCACTTTCCCTTACGACTGGAGTTGGAAAACATCACTGCTCCTTGGGGGGCTTCTTAGCGCCACCGATCCTGTGGCTGTTATTGCTCTGTTAAAAGAGCTTGGTGCTAGCAAAAAATTGAGTACGATAATTGAAGGAGAATCCATGATGAATGATGG GATAGCAATTGTCGTGTATCAGTTATTTTATCAAATGGTCCTTGGAAGGAGCTATGACTGGGCCGCCATAATTAAATTTCTCACTCAAGTCACATTTGGATC TGTAGGCATTGGTCTTGCATTTGGCATAGTATCTGTACTTTGGCTCATGTTCATTTTCAATGACACCGTGATAGAGATCACACTAACACTTGCTGTCAGCTACGTTGCTTACTTCATT GCTCAAGAGAGTGTTGGCGTTTCTGGTGTCTTGACGGTGACGACTTTAGGAAT GTTTTATGCTGCGGTTGCAAGGACAGCTTTTAAGAGTGAAAGCCAACAAAGTTTACACCATTTCTG GGAAATGGTTGCTTATATTGCTAATACCTTAGTTTTCATATTGAG tGGAGTTATTATAGCTGAAGGTGTTCTTAGCAGTGAAAATATTTTCGATCATG gAAAATCTTGGTTGTACCTCATTCTTCTCTATGTTTATGTACAAATTGCCCGGTTCATAGTGGTTGCAGTTTCATTTCCCCTTCTCCGGTATTTTGGCTATGGTTTGGACTGGAAAGAGGCTATAATCCTTATATGGTCAGGTCTGCGAGGGGCTGTAGCATTGTCACTTTCACTGTCAGTGAAG CAAACTAGTGACAGCTCTTCACTTATCAGTTCTGGCACAGGAGTCCTG TTTGTTTTCTTCACTGGTGGAATTGTCTTCTTGACACTAGTTGTGAATGGTTCCACCACACATTTCATTTTACGCCTTCTAGATCTGGACAAGCTATCGGCAGCTAAG AGGCGCATGCTGGAGTACACAAAATATGAAATGTTGAACAAAGCATTAGAGGCTTTTGGTGATCTTGGAGATGACGAGGAGTTGGGACCTGCTGACTGGCCCTCTGTGAAAAGATATATTGCAATTGATGTTGATACCGAAACTGTACACCCTCACGATGCTTCAGAAAGTGATAATAGTAATAATCCGCACGTTACAAATTTGAAGGATATACGTGAACGTCTTTTGAATG GAGTCCAAGCTGCTTACTGGAACATGCTTGATGAGGGAAGGATTACACAATCTACTGCAAATATTTTGATGCAATCAGTAGACGAATCAATTGACTTGGTTTCACGTGAGCCTTTATGCGACTGGAAAGGTTTAAAAGCTCATGTTCGTTTCCCGAATTACTATAAGTTCCTTCAAACTAGCATTTTCCCCCAGAAATTGGTAACCTATTTGACTGTGGAAAGGCTGGAATCTGCATGTTACATTTGTGCTTCCTTTCTCCGTGCCCATAGAATTGCAAGGCAGGAACTTCATGATTTCATAG GTGATAGTGAAGTTGCTTCAATCGTCATTAATGAAAGTGAGGCAGAAGGAGAAGAAGCAAAAAAGTTTCTGGAAGATGTTCGTGTCACATTTCCTCAG GTTTTGCGTGTTGTGAAAACAAGACAAGTAACATTCTCAGCTCTAAACCAGTTAACTGAATATCTCCAAAACCTAGAGAAGGTTGGCATGTTGGAAGAAAAAGAGACGCTTCATCTTCATGACGCAGTCCAG ACTGATATGAAAAAGCTTCTACGGAATCCTCCATCAGTAAAGATCCAAAAGATAAATGATTTGATTAGTCTCCATCCTCTAACGGGGGCTCTTCCGCCTTCAGTTCGTGAACCAGTTGAAGCTTCTACCAAGGAAACCATGAAATTGTGTGGTGTGACGCTTTACGAGGAGGGATCCAAGCCTACTGGTATTTGGTTTCTTTCCACTGGTGTAGTAAAG TGGACAAGTAAGAGCATAAAAAACAAGCACTCGCTGCATCCAACTTTTGCTCACGGGAGTACTTTGGGCCTGTATGAAGCGCTAACCGGAAAGCCCTACATTTGTGACATGATCACAGATTCTGTGGTTCTCTGCTTTTGCATTGAAACTCATAAGATAAATTCAATGCTCCGGTCTGATCCGTCGGTCGAAGACTTCCTCTGGCAG gaaaGTTCTATTGCTCTTTTGAAACTTTTCCTTCCACAAATATTTGAGAAAATGGCAATGCAAGATTTGAGAGCTCTTGTTGCGGAAAGGTCAGTGATGACGATTTACCTAAGGGACAAATCTTTTGAAATTCCGTACCGTTCCATTGGATTTCTGTTAGAGGGTTTCGTTAAAATCCAAGGTGTCCAAGAAGAACTGATCACATCACCTGCACCTCTATTCCCCTCACATGGTTATCAGAGCTTCCAGAATCTGGAAACATCAG GCACCAGGGTAGCCAGTTTTCCTCATAAAGGATCCAGTTACCTTGTTGAAACAAGATCGAGAGTGATTATATTCGACATGGCAGCATTTGAATCTGACAGTGCTCTGATTAGACGCTCATCCCCATTTGTATCAAGTGCAGTTGATCATCATCCTCATGGGTCTTTTACTGGAGAGCATAGTGGTCTTATGAGTTGGCCTGAACGAATTTCCAAAGCAAAGCAACAAAAGCAGAACCCCGAAGGGATTGACCAACAAAACAACAGCTTGTCTGCGAGGGCGATGCAGTTAAGCATTTATGGCAGTATG GTGAATGTGAATCAGAGGAGGCGTGCTCGAAGTTTTTCGAGAAGTGGTCCGATTAATCCATCACACGCCGTGTCATATCCAAGCATGCCATCATATCAAGGCCGTTCACACAATGTATCATATCCGAGTGTTCCATCACATCACGGCCGTCCGCTGGTTTCAGTCAGATCAGAAGGGGCAACAACTGTGAGAAAGAACCTTGAAGTGAGAAAATTCACGGGCTAA